In Nocardioides nitrophenolicus, the genomic window GGCGACCGAGCTAGCCGACCCGGCAGAAAGTTGCGCCGGGTGGGCGCCGACCCGGCGCAAGTTCGCGCCGGGTCGGCGGAGAGCGGGTCAGGACATCGCCGAGCGGGCGGCGTCGCGCACCTTGTCGAGGAGCGCGGCGAGCGGGCCGACGGTCGCGTTGACCACGGCGGACTCGCCCGCCCTCGGGTGCGGATGGGTCGGCGCCACCTTCTCCACGGCAAGCACCGCGGAGCCCATCTTCTCCAGCTCCTCCGGGGAGGCCTCGGCAAGGAGGAGCGGGAACTCCAGCTCCTCCTCGTTCCGCGCGTGTGCGAGGACCGACTCGCGCAGCCGGGCGAGGCCGGCGGCGAAGTGCGGCGACGTGGTGTCCATCCCGTCGAGCGAAGACAGCAGCTTCTTCGCCTCATGCTCCTCCGCCTGCCGCGCCTCGACCACGTCGCCGTTCCCGTGCCGGGTGGCGTTCGGGTGGGTCACGATCTCCTCGGCGGCCTCGTGGACCGACAGCATCCGCCGCAGCTCGTCGAACGCCCGGGTCCGCTCGTCGGCGTCGGTGGTCGAGTGCACCTCATCGAAGAGCTTCTCGATGTGGCGGTGCTGGTCGGTCAACAGCTCCACCACGTTCTTCGATGCGGTCATCGCGCTGCTCCTGGGTCTCGGGACTCGGTCCTCCCGGGGGTACCCCGATCGGCCCGGGCAATGCGACGGAAGTGCCTCAGCGCTGCTGCCCTGCGGAGACGTGATCGTCGGTGTGTTGATCGCTAACGGCCGCTGGCGGGTCGGCCGCCACGATTTTGCCAAGCATCCGGTGGCTACGTGGTCGTACCCTGTCCGGCGTGCCCCTGCCCGCCGCCGTCGATTCGCTGCGCGGCCGAGTCGGGTTCCGGTGGTCCAAGCTGAGGTGGGCCACGAAGAGCCACTGGCGCCGAGCGCGCGGACACCACGGCGCGTTCAAGCAAGGCGAGGTCAGCGCCCGTGCGGCAGAGCTGACCGACCTGTGGGAACGCTCGTGGCTCGGAGCCGACCCGCTCGGCCACGTCCTGCGTGTCGAGTACGCCGACCGGTGGGTCCGCTTCCACAGCCTCCCCGAGTCGAAGCGGTACGCCGAGAACGCGGCCGAGTACGACGAGATCCTGCGGCGTCATCGCACCGTCCTTCATGAGCTTCACGGTTCGGAGGACTTCCAGACGTTGCACGTCATCGCGGCCGACTGGCACTGGCAAGACCCGGCCGCGGGCTGGTCGAAGCACCGACTGCCCGGCGCTTGGCCGTGGCGCAGCGGTCTGGCCGACGACGATCCTGACACCGGCCGGAACTACTTCTGGGCAGCGTCGGGACTGGCGGACAAGGAGATGGACTCGCTCCTGACGGCCGTGGCAGATGATGAGTGCGGCGTCATCTTCGGCGCTCCCAACCTCGCCTGGCTCTACTGTCCGTACGACGGTGGCGCCGACGTCCTGCTTCCGACGGCCGCCGAGCGCGACACGCTCAAGGAACGCCATTCCGACTGGCTCTCGTCGCACCCTCGGGGACTGTGAGCCGAGCGATGGCGGCGCTCCGCGCGGAAGTGTCCACCCGCAGGCCTGACGAGCGACAGTGTCCGTTTGTCTCTTGGTAAGTGACAACCGTGGTAAGTGACAACCGGACATGACCTCTCTCTTTCGCCATCCCGGACCCGACCTCGAGGACACCAGCAGGTCAGCGGCGAGGTTCATGAGACGCGCGCCTCGCTCGCGGACTACCTCGCCGCCCGTTCCGTCTCTCGACTGGACTGGCCAGAACCGCCCGCCCAAGCGGAACCTGCGGTTTGCTAGTGAGGTGAGCCGTGCCGTCCCCATGTCGGTCCCGTTGGAGGCCGACGTCGTCGGGCCCTGTCGGTTGACGTTCGGGTCCCTCTCCGTGGCGGGTGCCGATGACGAGATGAGGAGCCCCGCCGCCGACGCACTCTTCTTCGAGACCGCTGAAGGCAGCCTGGGGCGGGTCACCTTCGAGGGACTGGACGCCATCCGCGCAAGCCGGGGCGAGGTCGCGCCGTACGACGACGGTCACGACTCCTCCAGTTGGGTCTACAACGTCCTCGACTCGACCTGGCTCGCCGAGCGACACGCCTACGAGTGGAGCAACTACGAGGCTCGGCTGTTGGAGACCCACCAGCACTATCTCTTCCGCTTCCACGACGAGTTCGTGGAAGCCATCGCACAGGGCATCTGGGTCGACACGATTCCCGCGTCTGACCCGTTCGCGGTGGGGACAGACCATCCGGGAAGCACGCTCCCCTTGGCCAAGGTCGTCGATCGGGGCGAGGCTCATGGCCTCGCGTGGCAGGTCCGATCCACCGAGGTCGACCAACCGACCCTGGTCGCCGACTCGGAGCTCTGTTCACAGCGCCTCTTCGAGTTCTCCCTGCAACTGGATGGCAACGACAGCGTTTGCGCGTCAGCACTCGTCCGCACCCGCGACGGCCGAACAAGGACACATCTCACCCACCCGTGGTCCGGTGTCGTCGCCTCGGTGCGGGGTGTAGCAAGACCTCAGGACTTCGCCAAGCAGTGGGATGAGTACTGCCACGGCGTCGCCGAACGACGCCGGGAGATGGGGAAGTAGTTTCATCGACGCGCGCTCGCGCAAGCGATCGCGACGATCTGCCTGCCCGGCACGCTGATCGCGATCGACCTCACCGAGCCAACTCGGAGGACCACGGGGCCAGCAGATGAGACCATCGCCCCGTGAAGTGGTTCCGTCGCGCCCACGCGTCCCGAGCGGACGAAGACTGGGAGCGAAGGAAGGTCGAGATCGAGGCTGCCCGGCGTCAGTGCTACGCGCAGGCTGTTGCGCAGCGCGATCTCGTCACCGAGGTGTCCCGCACCCTCTTCGAGGCCGATCCGACCCGGATCGACTTCGAGTCGAACGCCGACGATGCCGACGCCGCCGTACGCGGACTGACGATTATTGGCATCACCTTCGTGCACGACTACATCGAGGTGCACATGGACGACGTCATCCTGACCGGCTACACCGAGCCGTTCGGAATCATCGGTTGCCACGGCGTGGGACCGTCCTCGATCACCCAGCTGATCGGCAAGACCGTCGAACGACTCTCGGTCGTCGACGGCGAGTACGTGGCGATCGACTCCGGCGAGAACCGCTTGGCCTTCCCGATCGTCGGAGACGCGGCCAACGGGCCGGAGTCGGTCCGGCTGCATCGACGAGCGCGGGAAGATCTCGGCATCCCGAGCGTTCACTGGATCTGGTGACGAGATTGCGATTCGCGTTCAAGACCTCGCCCAACGGCGACGTCGAGGTTGCGCAGGCCGAGGACCTGTCGCTGTTCATCGGCGTGCTCAATGACTGCATCGGCTCACGGACACCGCGCGGCGCGCCAAGCGGCCTGTCGACCTACTGGCTCGACGCCGCGCTGGACGAATTTCGCCGTGCGCTGTCCGAGCCCCATCGCCCTGCGACGTTCTCCGGAAACATGTCGTACCTCGAGTTGGTGGACGGACTCGTCGAAGCGCGTTACGACTACGACCCGCCCGACAGTGACATCGTGGAGCGCTTGCCGTTGCAGGAGCTCGTGGACCTCCTCGATGCCTGGCGTGCCGAGGTGATCCGTCTCGACCCGACGGCCCCTACTCGAAGGCCGTCTCCCCGCGTGGCCGTCGCTCTTGGGCCACCCACGAACGAATCGGGCGCACGTGAGTAACGACCACAATGCCTCCGGCGTGACGGCCAAGAAGCTCCGCAGCGCCGACCTCGGCGTCATCGGCTACCTGGAGAGCGTCCACACGGTCACCGGCACGTCGCTGTCTCGACCATGAGGTGTTCCGGCCTTGGCTAGGCCCGCTGTCGCTGTGCTGGGACGCGATCATCACCAGCAAGGCACTCCTTGACGGTGAGTTGGTCACGGCCGACCGGCTCACACTCGTTTCCCCGCGTTGGGTGGATCGAGCTAGCCACCCCCACATTCGTTCGCGCCGGCGAGAGGGCCAGAGTCGATTCGATAGCACGAAGTCGTTTGCACGGACCATGAGTTCAACCGATGATCGGCGGGTGCCGCAGAGCCCCTACTCCTCCTGGGTCGACAGCCTCGACTTTCTGCGGAGCTGTGTCGGCGTCCCAGCAGCCCTGAGCAACGCCACGACACTTGTCGCGGCACGCCACCGGTGGGGACAGCACCTCCACTGCAGTACGTCGATGAACGACCTTCTGTTCACGGCGCCCGAAGCCGAGCTTCCGTTCACTCGCTCGGTGGTCGTTCGCGCGGAGGGCTCCCGCCACTTGGTGCGTCTGACGAACGGCGACGACGTTGCGGAGATCGAGTGCACCACTGCGGAGATCGATCGCGTCGTCGACGAGGCCCTTGAAGCGCTCATAGCCCCCTCGCAGGTGTGTCGCGCTTGCGGAGCCCTCTCCACCAGCCCGGACTTCACCACGGTGTTCGAGCGGATGCACTACGTCTGCTTCCACTTCGAGT contains:
- a CDS encoding hemerythrin domain-containing protein; protein product: MTASKNVVELLTDQHRHIEKLFDEVHSTTDADERTRAFDELRRMLSVHEAAEEIVTHPNATRHGNGDVVEARQAEEHEAKKLLSSLDGMDTTSPHFAAGLARLRESVLAHARNEEELEFPLLLAEASPEELEKMGSAVLAVEKVAPTHPHPRAGESAVVNATVGPLAALLDKVRDAARSAMS
- a CDS encoding DUF3885 domain-containing protein, which translates into the protein MPLPAAVDSLRGRVGFRWSKLRWATKSHWRRARGHHGAFKQGEVSARAAELTDLWERSWLGADPLGHVLRVEYADRWVRFHSLPESKRYAENAAEYDEILRRHRTVLHELHGSEDFQTLHVIAADWHWQDPAAGWSKHRLPGAWPWRSGLADDDPDTGRNYFWAASGLADKEMDSLLTAVADDECGVIFGAPNLAWLYCPYDGGADVLLPTAAERDTLKERHSDWLSSHPRGL